The following DNA comes from Novosphingobium sp. THN1.
GCGGTGGCACCGCACGCCGTCGATCGCGGTTTCTTCTATGGCGCAGGGATAGGCTTCAAGCGCCTGCTGGTTCAGCCATTCGAACATCGGCGCCAGCGGTTCGCGCATCAGCCACATCGGCACCGGGGCGCGTCCTCGGGCATCTCCTGATTGGGATCGAAGCGCAGATAGGCCTTGGCCTCCTCGCTGATCGTGTCAGGTACGTCGAGCTTGATCCGGCCCAGATCCACGACCCCGTTTTCGACCTTGTAGCTACGCATTCGGGTTGTTCCTTTATGTGTGTTCGATCAGCTAGCAGCGAGCCGTTCGCGTAGGTCGCGCTTCAGCAGCTTGCCGTTGGCGTTGCGTGGGAGAGGTGCAGCTGCGACGTGGAGTTCATCGGGCACCTTGTAGTCAGACAGCAGTGGAGCGAGGTGCTGGCGAAGTTCGTCCGCCGTCACCGCCTGGCGCAGATTGACAAAGCCGACGACACGTTCCCCCAGTACCGGGCAAGGCTTGCCAACAACGGCAGCCTCAATGACGGCGGGATGAGAGCAGAGCGCGTTCTCCACCTCGACCGACCAGACCTTGAACCCGCCGCGATTGATCATGTCCTTGAGCCGGTCGTGCAACGCGACGTAGCCTTGCGCATCGCGTGAGCCGACATCTCCGGATTTCCAGAAGCCGTGGACGAACTCGGCAGCGGTTGCATCTGGATCATTCCAGTAGCCTGGACTGACCATTGGGCCTGCCATCCAGATCTCGCCCTGTTCGCCCGGTGCCAGTTCGTGGCCTTGCGCGTCCATGACCAACAGGTCGCAACAGGCGACGGGCAGGCCGAGTTGACCCGAGCGCCCAGCGGCCTCGGTCGCGGGCATGATCACCGCGGGCGACGTTGTCTCGGTCGCTCCGTAAGTGTTGTGCAGGGCAAGGCCAGGCAAAGCGGCATTAAGCTGGGCAATCGTAGAAACGGGCATGGGCGCTCCGCCGAACCCGCAAATCCGCCACTTGTGCAGGGCCCGACCATCAAAGTGCGGGTCCATCAGCAGCAGCGCGATCATTGCCGGGACGATCAGCGTGTAGGTCATGCCTTCACGCACGGCGACTTCAAGGAACCTTGCGGCCTTGAATTCGCGCATGATGATCAGGCAACCGGCCATAGCCACGCTGACACCAAGCAGCGCGACGAGGCCGGTGACGTGGCTTGCCGGGACGGCCAGCAAGCAACGCTCACCTTCGCGCAAAGAGTAATGATGCCGGTAGTGCAGGACCGAATGAACGAGATTGCAGTGCGTCAACACCGCACCTTTTGGTCTGCCGGTCGTGCCGGAGGTGAAGAGAATGACGGCAGGATCGTCCTCGTCCACGGGAGCGAATGCGCGTGGCGGGGCAGAAGGAAGGGCGACGTCGTCGGCCACGGCAAAGCGGAGCTTCACTGCGGCCGGGAGGTCGGGAAGCAGTGCGTCAGCTTCGTGAAACAGCGCCGCAGCGCCGCAAGCAATGAGCGCTTGGGCAATTTCAGACGGGGTGTGGCGTATATTAAGAGGAACTGCGATCCATCCACCGAGGGCGCAAGCGAGGACGATTACCTGATATTCGAGCCGATTGGCGAGCAGGATCGCCACGCGATCCCCGCGGGCTAGACCTTGTGAGGCGAGGGCTGCTGCAAGAGTATGGACCGCCTCATTCAGGCCAGCATAACTCAGGCGTCGCTGCCCGTCGACCACGGCTTCGGCATCGGGCGTGCAGGCCACGGCTGCGGCAAGGCATTCAGCAAGGCTGCGCGGACGATCAGCGAAGCACCGCACGACGCGGCCCTGATGGACCTCGTGACGAAGATCTGCATCGCCCACGCCTTTCATGCCTCGGCCAATCTCTCCTCAAGCGCCTTTCGGCTTGTCATTGCGTAGCATATGCGCGAAGACGCTACGATAATCAATGATAGTGAGTGCTGATTCACTTTCCTTGCGAAATGTGGCCTAAGACAAGCACTCAGCGCCGGGCATAACTCCGGCACGATGGAAGGGAGATCAACAAGATGACTGCACTGTCCGGTTTCACCAAGCTGATCTGCCGCGATGAAGAGGCGATGGCCGCCTACTACGCATCGGTCTACGGCTACGGCATTGTCCAGCGTGTGGCTGGCAGCAGCGATGGCGAACCTTTCCGCGAAGTGATCCTCGCCCCCGGTGGCGACTGGACCAAGGGCTCGCTGGTCATGTTCAACTTCACCGGGCGCAATGCCCCGCGTGACCAGCAGGTGATCCTCGGCTTCGTCGTAGAGGACCTCGACGCACTGGTTGCCAAGATCACCGCCAACGGCGGCAAGCTGATCGGCCCGATCCGCGAGGAAACCGATCACGGCGTGCGTGTGGTCTTCTCTACCGATCCCGAAGGCGCGCTGTGCGAAAACGTGCAGATGCTGGCCCACTGATTGCGAAGCAGGAGCAAAACCAGGTGGCACTAGACAAGGACGTATTCGCCGGCGGCGTTGCCGTCGTAACCGGAGCGGGTTCGGGCATCGGCGCAGGTCTTGCCCGTCGTGCAGGCGCGCTCGGCATGATCGTGGTGGTGACAGACATCAACGAGGCGGCAGCGGCAGACACCGTTGCGGCGATTGAAGCCGCCGGAGGCAAGGCCGAGGCCGAGAAGGTCGATGTCTCGATCCCGGAAGAACTCGAACGCTTGGCCGAACTCGTGTTTGATCGGCATGGCGAAGTGCGCCTGCTGATCAACAATGCCGGGATCGAAACAGTCGGCTATACTTGGGAAGTGCCGGCTGCGCGGTGGGAAGCCACGCTCAACATCAACGTCCATGGCGTGATCCACGGCGTGCGCGCCTTTGTGCCGCGCATCATCGCCAGCGGCAAGGAAGCCTGGATCGGAAACCTCTCCTCGGTCGGCGCGTTCGGCCAGATGCCGGGACAAACTGCATATACCGTTACCAAGCACGCAGTGCAGGCATTCAGCGAATGTCTTTATCTTGAGATGGAACTGAAGAACCTGCCAATCCATGTCTCGGCGATCGTACCGGGCATGTTGCGCACCAACATCTTCAACGCCGAGGCCGGAGCCGGCGAGCCCGACAATGCCGCCGCCCACCGCCGCGCGATGTTCGAGATGATGCGCGATTATGGCATGGACCTTGACGAGGGTTGCCGCCTGTTCCTCGAACAGATGGCCGAGAACAGGTTCTGGGTCCACAGCCAGCCCGAAATGAGCGAGCAGATCATCGGCGGCCGCGTGAAGTTCTTGCAGGAACAGATCCCACCGATCATGCCAGACCTTGCCCGCCAGATTGCGGTCGACTGAGGCGGCGCGGGGTGGCCGGGAAGCTGGTACTTAGCCCACTCGTTGCGCTTTGTCTTCTTGCCATCCTACCGCCGATGGACCGCATGTGGACTGCCACGGCGCTGATCATGGCGGGCGTACCTGCGGCATCCTCGGTGTTCATCGTGGCCGGGGACCGCGCGGCGCGCCGGATTGGCGCTGCGATCATCGTCTGGACCGTCGGCCTTTCGGCGCTGACGATCCCGGTCATCGTTGCTGCGCTGGCGATGGCAGGCATGGTGGACCTTGGCCCTGCACCCCTGCCATGATCAGCCATCAGTCGGTGCGCGGCGTTTCTACCGCAGCATTACGGCAGGCCCATTCGAGCAGGGCCGAGTAATCCTTCTGCGCAAATTCGGGCACGGCACGCGCCCCGCCATAGACCGCATGTGCTGCCGCGCCTACCGGCAGGCCCATGCGGTATTCCGCCGCAGCAGTCATGGCCAGGGTCATGTCCTTGAACGCGAGATCGATGGTGAAGCCGGGCGTGGTATCGCCCTTAAGCACCTTGTTGACCATCAGCGTGTGCAACTGGCCGTTCTGCGCCGTCGTCCTCCCGGTAACCTTCAGGATCGTATCGATATCAAGGCCGAGGCGGGTGCCGAGCGCGACGGCCTCGGCGCTGACTTCGGCAATGGTCAGCAGCAGGAAGTTGTTCACCAGCTTCATCCGGCTGCCCATGCCCTGGCCGCCGCAGCGCATGATGTCCTTGCCCATGGCATTGAGCAGCGGCTCCACGCGGGAGAAGTCCTCGTCGCTCGCGCCGACCATGAACAGCGACTCCCCGCGCTCGGCATGAAGCACCAGGCGACCGATAGGACTGTCGACGAAGGCCACGCTCTTCTCGGCACAAGCCTTGGCGACGCGGTCGGTGCCGTTGGCGTCGATGGTTGACATGTCGAGCAGCAGCGTGCCCGGCTTCATCTGCGCCAGTGCGCCGTCTGTGCCGAGCACCACGGCTTCGACATGCGGGGTGGCGGGAAGGCAGGTGATCACCACTTCCACGTCCTGCGCGGCTTCGGCCACCGATGCGGCCTTGCGACCGCCCAATGCCACGATCTCGTCGGCACGGGCCAGGTCGATGTCATAGGCGATGACGTCAAAACCCTTGCGCGCAAGATGCCTGGCCAGCGGCAGGCCCATCGCGCCAAGGCCGATATAGGCGACAGTCGTCATGATATGCTCTCCCTCGGCGTTCAGATCGCGCCGTGATTGATGTAGCTGGTCTTGCTCTCGGTAAAGAATTCTGCGGCAGTCGATCCAGTCTCGCGCGCGCCGTAGCCCGAGGGTGAACGTCCGCCGAGCGGCACGTGGTATTCAAGCCCGGCCGTCGGCGCGTTGACCATGACCATGCCGGCCTGCGACGCCTTGCGGAAGCGCTCGGCGCTTTTCAGGCTGCTGGTCGCGATGCCGGACGACAGCTTGTATTCGCAGGCATTGGCAGCGTGGATCGCCTCGTCGAGGTCCTCTACCTTGATAACCGAGGCAATAGGGCCGAACGATTCATGCTGGTTGCAGCGCCATTCCGCCTTGGTGCCGGTCAGCAGCGTCGGCGCCATGAATAGGCCGCGCGTACGTCCTTCCACGGCCCCGCCACCCGCTGCCAGTTCCGCGCCTTCACCTTGGGCATCGACCACGAACTGCAGGTTCTCGTTGAACTGCTGCACGTTGGCGACCGGACCGATCTGGGTCTCGGGATCGAGCGCGTGACCGACGCGATAGCTGCCCGCAACCTTGGCCATGCGCTCGACAAAGGCATCGTGGATGCCGCGCGTGACGATCAGCCGCTCGGTCCCGGTGCAACGCTGCCCGGTCTGGATCCATGCGCCGTTGCTGGCGATCTCCACCGCCAGATCGAGGTCGGCATCATCAAGCACGACGAGCGCGTTCTTGCCGCCAAGTTCCAACTGGCACTTGGTCATCGTCTCGGCCGCGCGGGTCAGCACGGCACGGCCCGTGGCGGTGCCGCCGGTGAAGGTCAGGCCATCGGCCTCGTCGATCATCACGTTGCCGGTGGCGCGGCCGTCGCCCATGACCAGATTGAACACGCCCGCCGGAACGCCCGCTTCCTCGATGATCTGCGCGAGCATCACCGCGCATCCCGGCACGAAGCTGCTGGGCTTCAGGACTACCGAATTGCCATAGGCGAGCGCGCCTGCGATTTTCCATGAAGGCAGGGCGATGGGGAAATTCCACGGCGTGATCGCAGCGATCACGCCCAGCGGCTCGCGCGTGACCAGCACGTTGAAACCGTCGCGCATGGAATTGTACCATTCGCCCTGCGCGCGGATCACGTCGCCCGCTGCAGCCTGGAAACACTGTGCGGCGCGCAAGGCCTCGCCAATGCCTTCGGGCAAGGTCTTGCCTTCTTCGCGGCTGAGCAGCTTGCCGATCTCGGGCGCTCGGGCCTTCAACAGCTCGGCAATCCTGTAGAGGATGTCGACGCGCGCCTGCATGTTGAACGCAGCCCATGCCGGCTGCGCCCGGCGCGCCGCCGCCATGGCCTCGCGCACTTCGGCCTCGCCAACCTTGGTATAGCAGCCAACCGTCTCGTCCAGGTCGGAAGGGTTCTGCGTGGTGAACGGCACTGCGCCATCCAGCCAGCGTCCGTCGATGTAGTTCGCGCCCTTCATTACAATGTCTCCGCAATCACGCCCGCAGCCACCAGGCGATCGATTTCAGTCCGGTCGAGGCCCAGTCTTTCGCCCAGCACGGCGGCGGTATCTTCGCCAGAGCGGGGTGGGGCATGACGATATGTTGCGGGCGATGCGGAAAGCTGCGCCGGGAAGCCCAGCACCTTGACCGGCGTCCCATCAGACCGCGCCATTGCGTGTACAAGCCCGCGTGCTTCAATCTGCGGGTGCTCAAGCACGTCGGGGATTTCGTTGACCTTGCCGCCGGGCAGCTTGGCCGCCTCCATCGCCGCGATAAGGTCTGCCGACGTCCACTTCGCAATCGCCGGACGCATCAGCGCAAGCAGGGCATCACGATTGACGCTGCGACCCGCGCTGATGGCAAAGCGCTCGTCGTCAGCCAGCTCGGGCAGGCCGATCAGCGCGGTGAAGGCGCGGAACTGCCGATCATTGCCGAGTGCGACGAGCACGCTGCCGTCCGAACAGGCAAAATCCTGATAGGGCACGGTATTCGGGTGCTGGTTACCCATGCGGCGCGGCACCATGCCGCCGTTCATCCAATTCGATGCCTGATTGGCGAGCAACGCCACCTGGGTATCGAGCAGGGCAACGTCGATGCGCTGCCCCTCGCCGGTGGCATGGCGGTGGTTCAGCGCCGCCAGCACCGAGATCGTGGCATAAAGGCCTGTCGTCAGGTCGCTGATCGGGATGCCGACCTTCATCGGCCCGCCGCCCGGCTCGCCATCGGGAAGGCCGGTCACGCTCATCAATCCGCTCATCCCCTGCACAAGGAAGTCGTAACCGCCATTGTTGCGCAAGGGGCCGGTCTGGCCGAAGCCTGTGATCGAAAGGTAGATCAGGTCCGGCTTGATCGCGCGCAGCGAGTCATAATCGAGCCCGTACTTGGCAAGGCCGCCGACGCGAAAGTTCTCGATCACTACGTCGGCCTGTGCGGCGAACTGTCGGATCAGGTCGGCGCCCGCGGGATCGGCAATATTGATCGCGACCGAACGCTTGTTGCGGTTGGCGCAGAGGTAATAGGCGGCGTCGCGGCTTCCATCGTCAAGGAACGGCGGGCCCCATTTGCGCGTGTCGTCGCCCTGGCCCGGTTGCTCCACCTTGATCACGTCAGCGCCCAGATCGCCCAGGACCTGGGAGCACCACGGACCCGCCAGCACGCGGGAAAGATCAAGGACGGTAATGCCGGCAAGCGGGCCGGTAGCCTGAGGCTCGCTCACTCGCCCTTCAACTCCGGCGTACGCTTTTCGAGGAAGGCACTGACCGCCTCGTGATGGTCATGGGTGTGATGGGCCAGCGCCTGATAGGCGGCCGAGAGTTCAAGCAGCGGGGCCAGCTTCATGTCCTGCCCCTCGCGCAGCAGCCGCTTTGCCATGCGCGTGGCGTGGCCGGGATTGGCGGCGATGGCATGGGCGACTTCCAGAGCGCGCGGCAGGACATGCTCAGGCGCGACGACTTCGCTCACCAAGCCGTACTCAAGCGCCTTGGCGGCATCGATGGTATCGCCGGTCAGCGTCATCAGGCTGGCGCGGGCCATGCCGATTACGCGCGGCAGCAGCCACGCCCCGCCATCGCCCGGCACGATGCCAAGCTTGACGAAGCTTTCGGCAAACAGTGCCTTGTCGGATGCGATCCGAATGTCGGTCATGCAGGCAAGATCGAGACCCGCGCCGATGGCCGGGCCATTGACCGCCGCCACGACCGGCACTTCGAGATCATAGAGCGCCGTCGGAATAAGCTGGATGCCGGTGCGATACTGGTTGCGGATCGAGAAGGGCGAGCCGCCGAACATGCCGGTCTTCTCTGCCATGTGCTTGACGTTGCCGCCGGCGCAGAATGCCTTGCCAGCGCCCGTCAGTACAACAGCGCGCACCGAGGGATCACGCGTCACGTCGGCGCAGAACTGCGCGATTTCCTCGCTGTGCGCGGTTTCGGAGATCGCGTTGCGCGTGTCCGGGCGGTTGAGCGTGGC
Coding sequences within:
- a CDS encoding class I adenylate-forming enzyme family protein; translated protein: MKGVGDADLRHEVHQGRVVRCFADRPRSLAECLAAAVACTPDAEAVVDGQRRLSYAGLNEAVHTLAAALASQGLARGDRVAILLANRLEYQVIVLACALGGWIAVPLNIRHTPSEIAQALIACGAAALFHEADALLPDLPAAVKLRFAVADDVALPSAPPRAFAPVDEDDPAVILFTSGTTGRPKGAVLTHCNLVHSVLHYRHHYSLREGERCLLAVPASHVTGLVALLGVSVAMAGCLIIMREFKAARFLEVAVREGMTYTLIVPAMIALLLMDPHFDGRALHKWRICGFGGAPMPVSTIAQLNAALPGLALHNTYGATETTSPAVIMPATEAAGRSGQLGLPVACCDLLVMDAQGHELAPGEQGEIWMAGPMVSPGYWNDPDATAAEFVHGFWKSGDVGSRDAQGYVALHDRLKDMINRGGFKVWSVEVENALCSHPAVIEAAVVGKPCPVLGERVVGFVNLRQAVTADELRQHLAPLLSDYKVPDELHVAAAPLPRNANGKLLKRDLRERLAAS
- a CDS encoding VOC family protein yields the protein MTALSGFTKLICRDEEAMAAYYASVYGYGIVQRVAGSSDGEPFREVILAPGGDWTKGSLVMFNFTGRNAPRDQQVILGFVVEDLDALVAKITANGGKLIGPIREETDHGVRVVFSTDPEGALCENVQMLAH
- a CDS encoding SDR family NAD(P)-dependent oxidoreductase — protein: MALDKDVFAGGVAVVTGAGSGIGAGLARRAGALGMIVVVTDINEAAAADTVAAIEAAGGKAEAEKVDVSIPEELERLAELVFDRHGEVRLLINNAGIETVGYTWEVPAARWEATLNINVHGVIHGVRAFVPRIIASGKEAWIGNLSSVGAFGQMPGQTAYTVTKHAVQAFSECLYLEMELKNLPIHVSAIVPGMLRTNIFNAEAGAGEPDNAAAHRRAMFEMMRDYGMDLDEGCRLFLEQMAENRFWVHSQPEMSEQIIGGRVKFLQEQIPPIMPDLARQIAVD
- a CDS encoding NAD(P)-dependent oxidoreductase; protein product: MTTVAYIGLGAMGLPLARHLARKGFDVIAYDIDLARADEIVALGGRKAASVAEAAQDVEVVITCLPATPHVEAVVLGTDGALAQMKPGTLLLDMSTIDANGTDRVAKACAEKSVAFVDSPIGRLVLHAERGESLFMVGASDEDFSRVEPLLNAMGKDIMRCGGQGMGSRMKLVNNFLLLTIAEVSAEAVALGTRLGLDIDTILKVTGRTTAQNGQLHTLMVNKVLKGDTTPGFTIDLAFKDMTLAMTAAAEYRMGLPVGAAAHAVYGGARAVPEFAQKDYSALLEWACRNAAVETPRTD
- a CDS encoding aldehyde dehydrogenase family protein; the encoded protein is MKGANYIDGRWLDGAVPFTTQNPSDLDETVGCYTKVGEAEVREAMAAARRAQPAWAAFNMQARVDILYRIAELLKARAPEIGKLLSREEGKTLPEGIGEALRAAQCFQAAAGDVIRAQGEWYNSMRDGFNVLVTREPLGVIAAITPWNFPIALPSWKIAGALAYGNSVVLKPSSFVPGCAVMLAQIIEEAGVPAGVFNLVMGDGRATGNVMIDEADGLTFTGGTATGRAVLTRAAETMTKCQLELGGKNALVVLDDADLDLAVEIASNGAWIQTGQRCTGTERLIVTRGIHDAFVERMAKVAGSYRVGHALDPETQIGPVANVQQFNENLQFVVDAQGEGAELAAGGGAVEGRTRGLFMAPTLLTGTKAEWRCNQHESFGPIASVIKVEDLDEAIHAANACEYKLSSGIATSSLKSAERFRKASQAGMVMVNAPTAGLEYHVPLGGRSPSGYGARETGSTAAEFFTESKTSYINHGAI
- a CDS encoding CaiB/BaiF CoA-transferase family protein, which produces MSEPQATGPLAGITVLDLSRVLAGPWCSQVLGDLGADVIKVEQPGQGDDTRKWGPPFLDDGSRDAAYYLCANRNKRSVAINIADPAGADLIRQFAAQADVVIENFRVGGLAKYGLDYDSLRAIKPDLIYLSITGFGQTGPLRNNGGYDFLVQGMSGLMSVTGLPDGEPGGGPMKVGIPISDLTTGLYATISVLAALNHRHATGEGQRIDVALLDTQVALLANQASNWMNGGMVPRRMGNQHPNTVPYQDFACSDGSVLVALGNDRQFRAFTALIGLPELADDERFAISAGRSVNRDALLALMRPAIAKWTSADLIAAMEAAKLPGGKVNEIPDVLEHPQIEARGLVHAMARSDGTPVKVLGFPAQLSASPATYRHAPPRSGEDTAAVLGERLGLDRTEIDRLVAAGVIAETL
- a CDS encoding crotonase/enoyl-CoA hydratase family protein translates to MSDTPFLLIERDGPVVIATLNRPDTRNAISETAHSEEIAQFCADVTRDPSVRAVVLTGAGKAFCAGGNVKHMAEKTGMFGGSPFSIRNQYRTGIQLIPTALYDLEVPVVAAVNGPAIGAGLDLACMTDIRIASDKALFAESFVKLGIVPGDGGAWLLPRVIGMARASLMTLTGDTIDAAKALEYGLVSEVVAPEHVLPRALEVAHAIAANPGHATRMAKRLLREGQDMKLAPLLELSAAYQALAHHTHDHHEAVSAFLEKRTPELKGE